Proteins from one Prevotella sp. E2-28 genomic window:
- the rsmI gene encoding 16S rRNA (cytidine(1402)-2'-O)-methyltransferase, which translates to MGILYIVPTPVGNMEDMTLRAIRILKEADLVLAEDTRTSGILLKHFEIKNQLMSHHKFNEHGTSAGIVQRLLAGQTIALISDAGTPGISDPGFFLVREAVRAGVEVQTLPGATAFVPALVSSGLPCDRFCFEGFLPQKKGRKTKLESLIDEERTMIFYESPYRLVKTLEQFAEVYGADRQVSVCREISKVHEESVRGTLEEVIAHFKETEPKGEIVIILGGKQKD; encoded by the coding sequence ATGGGCATATTATATATTGTACCCACGCCTGTGGGAAACATGGAGGATATGACGCTGCGTGCCATTCGTATCCTGAAGGAAGCCGATCTTGTACTGGCTGAGGATACCCGTACGTCAGGTATCCTGCTGAAACATTTTGAGATTAAGAACCAGTTGATGTCGCACCATAAGTTCAATGAACATGGTACGAGTGCTGGTATCGTTCAGCGTTTGCTGGCAGGTCAGACCATTGCTTTGATTAGCGATGCAGGCACGCCAGGTATCAGCGACCCTGGCTTCTTCCTTGTTCGTGAGGCAGTTCGTGCAGGCGTAGAGGTGCAGACATTGCCTGGTGCAACGGCATTCGTTCCTGCTTTGGTAAGTAGTGGCTTGCCTTGCGACCGTTTCTGCTTCGAGGGATTCTTGCCTCAGAAGAAAGGGCGTAAGACAAAACTCGAATCTCTCATTGATGAGGAGCGCACGATGATTTTCTACGAGTCGCCTTATCGACTGGTGAAGACGCTGGAGCAGTTTGCCGAGGTGTATGGAGCTGATCGTCAGGTCAGCGTGTGCCGTGAAATCTCAAAAGTTCATGAGGAGAGTGTCAGAGGTACGCTGGAAGAGGTGATTGCTCATTTTAAGGAGACGGAGCCCAAAGGCGAGATTGTTATCATTCTTGGTGGAAAACAGAAAGATTAA
- a CDS encoding thymidine kinase, giving the protein MITYPATGEAHRPGRIEVVCGSMFSGKTEELIRRMRRAQFAKQRVEIFKPAIDVRYSQEDVVSHDQKHIQSTPVDSSASILLLSSDIDVVGIDEAQFFDDGIVDVCNQLANRGVRVIIAGLDMDFKGIPFGPMPALCAIADDVTKVHAICVKCGSLAYVSHRKVLSEKRVLLGETQEYEPLCRECYQKALQEDNHKQ; this is encoded by the coding sequence ATGATTACATATCCAGCAACGGGTGAAGCACACCGCCCAGGAAGAATAGAAGTAGTGTGTGGCTCCATGTTCTCTGGCAAGACAGAAGAACTGATTCGCCGTATGCGACGCGCCCAGTTCGCCAAACAGCGTGTTGAGATTTTCAAGCCCGCTATTGACGTACGCTATTCGCAAGAAGACGTGGTGAGTCACGACCAAAAGCATATACAGTCCACCCCCGTAGATTCCTCAGCCAGCATTCTGCTGCTGAGTAGCGATATTGATGTGGTTGGCATTGACGAGGCCCAATTCTTTGACGATGGCATCGTAGATGTTTGCAACCAACTGGCCAATCGTGGCGTACGTGTTATCATTGCAGGTCTTGACATGGACTTCAAAGGAATCCCTTTCGGCCCCATGCCTGCCCTCTGTGCTATTGCAGACGACGTTACTAAGGTACATGCCATCTGTGTAAAATGCGGTTCGCTGGCCTATGTCAGCCATCGCAAGGTCCTCTCTGAAAAACGTGTCCTCTTAGGAGAGACACAGGAATACGAGCCCCTCTGTCGTGAATGCTACCAGAAAGCCCTGCAAGAAGACAACCATAAACAATAA
- a CDS encoding nucleoside deaminase: protein MTNEQQNKDEQYMRKALSEAQQAFDEGEIPIGAIIVCKDRIIARAHNLTETLCDVTAHAEMQAITMAANELGGKYLTDCTLYVTVEPCPMCAGAIGWAQVPRIVYGTADPKRGFQEYSPRVLHPKAECIGGILEEECRQLMQEFFKSRR from the coding sequence ATGACTAACGAGCAACAAAACAAGGACGAGCAGTATATGCGAAAGGCGCTGAGCGAGGCTCAGCAGGCTTTTGACGAGGGGGAGATTCCCATCGGCGCCATCATTGTGTGTAAAGACAGGATTATTGCCAGAGCACATAATCTGACGGAGACGCTCTGCGACGTGACGGCTCATGCCGAGATGCAGGCTATCACGATGGCTGCTAACGAATTGGGCGGCAAATACTTGACCGACTGTACACTCTACGTCACCGTGGAGCCCTGCCCTATGTGTGCTGGTGCTATTGGTTGGGCGCAGGTGCCTCGTATTGTTTATGGTACTGCCGACCCCAAGCGCGGCTTTCAGGAATATTCCCCACGCGTGCTGCACCCCAAGGCAGAATGCATTGGCGGCATCCTTGAAGAAGAATGCCGCCAACTAATGCAAGAGTTCTTTAAAAGCAGGCGATAA